The genomic stretch ggtggtggcgggcggcagcagcagcgacaCCACAAGGCCTTTGACAGTCGGAAATTCCCCTGTGTGACGTCACGCGTGACACGACTTGTGCGCGGGTGGGTTTTGCGTTGAGAGCCTAGGCGTTCGAAATTCACATacagagggggtgagagggtgGAGATGACTTAAGAGTGTTAGATTTGGtcaagcccccacccccccacccccaccccctcttacCCTCTCACTACCATCACTCGTCTTGTACTTCTAGTTTGGGTGGGCTTCATCGGTGCAAAGCACAGTTTCatcttgcccacacacacacacacacacacacacgtacgcacacacacaggtgtgaacGCTGTAGACAGCAACTCTGTGCACTTCCACTGCAGTTCTGTCaatgctcttctcctctgtccctGCACGTACATGTTACAAAAGGCTGCTAAGAAGGCAAAGGAAATGTTCACTCTCAAATGGAACGGTCACTGGTAGTCTATCAAATAAAAAGATACTGTAAATGGCTCTGTGTTGgcgtttctttcttttttttttctcccagacAGCCTGATAAAATCTCTTACTAATGATCTAAATATGTCTCATGAGCGTGTTCCTTATCTGTGAGGTTCTCACGGATCACATGTTAGTTcttagttcttttttttttctctctctcacaggaaATCGCTAAGCGTatacaggaagaggaagaacttCGCGCCAGACGGAGGGGTGGCTGTCACTCGAGTGCAAGCCGAGGTATACTCACACTCCTAACACAACACTTAGAACAGGTCACCCTCTCCAATCACTGCATACTGTGCTAGGGGACAAGAAAGGAGCCAATCTATGTGTTGAGCATTGAAgtattttggtgtttgtgtgtacgtgtctgtatctgtgtgtgtgtgtgtgtgtgtgtgcgcgcatgcttTGCTGTGTCAGAGCCGATCAGCACTATTGGCAATTGGCACGCAGTGTGTCTCACATCACTTTCTCATTCCATCACACGCGTGACTCAGCTTGTGCAGGCCACGTGGCTCGCTCTCCTGCACTCTATCTTCTCAGAGCAGCTGATCTCTATCCTCAGCATTCATCAGGTCTTATGACGCCGCAATATCGCCATTATCGAGGTGACTCAAAGCTGTGACGCAACGATTGATAAAGAGCGAGTCAAGCGACTGAGTCATAGCGGTGTGCATCCTAGCATTTCCAAGCGTCATCAAATCAGATGATTTGAGAGAGACGTCTAAACTTGACATTTGAAATGAAGTCTTTGAAATGACCTCAAATGTTCCAAATGTTCAAGATTAGTAGTGGACTTCTTCTCGGAGCTCCTTCTCATTTGTGTGCAGTTTTCTGTTCCTCTTGTCCTATATCCATCTCTGCCTGATTCTATTTTGGGTagcattgtttaaaaaaaaaaagcctcgtGCAGCAAAGTTAGTCAGCAGTTCAGCTGTCCTGTACAGCCAAAACATCTGTCTCTCAAATCATAGCGCTATTGTCTGCTAGAAGACAAGGTTTTGTCTTGAGAGCTGGCAGAAGGAAGGGGGGGAAAACATGAGTGGCGTGATCCTTCGTCCTCAGGCGACCCAAACAAACCTCCTGTTGTCTAGACCATCATCAgcgatgcctgtgtgtgtctgcctttgACGCCCTCGTGGTCTTCCTCAGTGGGGGTGAACACCGCTTTGCTTTGATGACAAAATGTAAATGATGAGATTcagtaaaagaaaaaacacctcagtgtgtgtgtgatcttggtAAGATGGGTAATTCCAGCAGTATGTTTGGGTGACCTGGGTAGGCCTGTTAAACACACTGGTTTTGCATAGTATCCTGGGTGCTTTCTGGCTGTCACCTACCTCATTATCTCCCGTCATTTTACTTCTGCTTTCTTACATACCATGCTTAGTGCTGGcagaatgttgttgttgttgttgttgttatttgttgttTATATTCCAGTTAGGTTCTTGCTCATTTTGTCAGACTTTCAGTTTCATGCAGCTAAATACCAGACTAACAGCATTAAAGCATGCCTGCCTGAAGGCCTTCCCTTGACTGTTGGCTGCCCTGCAGAGCCACGATGACTCCACACTGCTGTGTCATCTCTCAGTGTGTACTGAATGTTTAGACTGACCTTTGTGCTAACTTGTAACACCTGCCCACACCTAACCGCTAACactaaccccaccccacctcaccctcaccccaccctcaccccacctTACTTACTCCATCATCCCCTCctgctttgtgtttgtttgcatggtCATGGCTTTGACTAAAGATGGCACCGGTCCAGGTTCCTCATATCCAACCCACCCTGATCACGCCTGGGCTTGTGAGCATGACAGGCCCTCGCGTCACTGGCACCCACCCAGAGACAgacgctctccctccctctcgccttCCCCATCGCCCTCTCCTCCCTCGGATTCGGAATACGGGCCTGTCCGTTATCCCCATGACCGGTATCCCAATGATCCCAATGACCGGAATCCCAATGAACGTTATCCCAATGACCGGTATCCCAATGATCCCAATGACCAGAATCCCAATGACCAGTATCCCAATGACCGGTATGCCAATGAGCGGTTCCCCGATGACCGGTTCACCGATGACCAGTTTCCCGACGACAGGCCTGCGAGGCGGAGGAGCCGGCCGAGCCCGGTGGTGGGCCCGGCGGAGACGGTGGCGCCGGGCGCTCCCTTCTCGGGCAGCTGGGCGGACGCCCTGCGGCTGATCAAGCAGGACATGAGCGAGCAGGGCTACGCCAGCGGCAGCTCCGAGGACGAGCTGCCCGCCTCGCCCCTCCGCCGCCTGGAGAGGGTGGTGCTGAGCAGGGAGCAGGAAGCCGCCGCCGAGCGCCACCCGAGCCGCCAGAGCGGCTGCCGTGCGGGGGACCGGGGGGAGGACGGGCGCAGCGGCTCGGGCCACGGAGACGAGCGAGGGTGGAGGTCAGAGCCCCGGGCTCTGAGGCACTCGGCCAGCGTCCGCCACAGCTCCGCGAGCGACTGGCGGCCAACTCGACCGCTGGAGCGTGTGGGCAGCTGGGCCTCGAGCCACAGCAGCGACAAGCACGTCCACTTCCAAGACGACAGGAGGCGCTCTAACGGCTACCACCGCGACGGCAGACGAGCGTACGAAGGAAGCTACGAAGGCTTCAGGGAAAACGGTGGCGCGGCGAGCTACAACGGAGAGTCCCGGCTGGCGAACGGCCGAAGCAGAGGCCAGCAGACGTATCCAAGCGATTACGACGGGAACCGCCCACAGCAGGTTCCGCCCTTGCAAAGGAGCGCCTTCGCCAGGCGCAGTTACCACGGCGACGCCAGGCGGAGCCATAGACACTCCTTCCGGGACGGCCGCGGCAACGGCTACCACCGGAACGGCACCGGCACCCCCGCCGCGCGCTGCATCCCAGAGGAGCGCGGAGAAGAGCCGGCGGAGGCTTCCGGCCCGAGGGAGCGGTCATCCTGGGACCGGCGGAGCTGCCGGAGCTCCAGGGAGCACAGAGGCCGCCCCGACTACGCCGGGCAGCGTCCGGCCGcgggcagagaggagggggacgGCTGGAGAGCTCGGCGCTGGCACAGTGAGCGCAGGCCGGCGGGGCACTGGCATCGGGGGCCGGGCGGCGAGGATGGGGTCAGCTCGGGGGAGGAGGGCGcgtgggagaggagagcggacaGTCACACCGCACCTTCACACAGAAGCGCCGACACAGGTAACCCTGGCGCCGTGGCTCAACCCTCTTGGCTCAATCCTCTTCTCTAACCGACCGACCGGCCTGTCCTGTCCTGATCtgtcctgacctgacctgacctgacctgaccttcCTGTCTGTCATTGCTGCATCTGTAGATCTTGATATCACAGCCTCTGCTTGTCATCTGTCTGCTCTCTTTCATCACATCAAAGCTTACCATGTCTTTGATCTTAACTCAGCAATCCATATAAGGgatgggatttgtgtgtgtgtgtgtgtgtgtggggtttttttttcctctctggtggtttgtgtaggctatatatgtgtatataaacCCAGAGCTGCTTTGGAATTGGGTGTTTACATgtgcattaaaaaaagaaagccaAATGAAATCTTGAAGCATTTAAAATTTGAATTTCTCTTTTTGTACATTCCATTCTTCTTGGGTTCTAAAATAGATAATTTCCATagtccattttctctctcttcaatcaCTTGCTGCTCCAGTCATGTCCAATCCATTGACTGAGTGATCCTAATCGTGTTTCATGCTACAGATCAGCTCAGTTGGTGCTGTTTTCTTCACACCTCCCTTCCTTACTTCTACATCGTTTTTTTCAACGATGATCATATCTGTCCTACATTAGTCTGTTGATTGTACGTCATGGACTTTATTCTGTGGCTAGGGGTGTGGGGTCATGTATCGCTATCAAGATCAAGGCCGATGCTGGCGTGATGAGGAGTGTAGAATTAATGTAAAATAGCTGTAACAATAGAgtggaaacaacaacaacacttttTATAGGAACTTTTAGAAGGTCATGATGCTGCTGGGTCCTTTTTTTGTTGCACGGATTGGTAAATACCAAGCTCTCATTGGAGTTCCAGGAAGTCAGAAATATGTTAGTTCAATAAGGAACACAACACATTTAGGAGTATTTGGAAAAAATACTATAGTTAAAGCTACTTTTCCATACCCGTTCCCCTTTCTGGTGGTGATGTTTAAATTTGGTACATAATGATTCTGATTAAATGCGTTCTTTTAAGCGCCGTGTGGCTTTTccacagtactgtacagtatgtgtcagagATTTCCCTTTGCGACAGTAAATGGACCAGACTCAGCTTGTCACTGACACAATCTGGTTGCTTTTACCACATCCTCCAAAGTTGTGCTTTTCCACGCCGGGGCCGAGCAGCAGACCAGCAGCACCCTCTGACCCTGttcttttcccttcttctccGTAAAGGAAAGCGTAACGCTCATGAGCATAACCAATCGTTCTCTGAAGGAGAACGCAAGGTGTTAACCAAAGGGAATGACACTCCTCGATCGACGTGATCGAGGACTGCATTCCCGTTGGTTAACGTCGAGTAGTTCGACTGATGGAGAACCTCTCTCCTCCGCGTCCACAGGTGTGCCCGTGAGGCCGAAGGGCGCCCCCCTGGCCATGGGGGACCTGCAGCAGGTGCTGCTGGACGAGGAGTTGGCGCGCAGGctccaggaggaggaagagcggcTCCTCCGAAGGGTGGGTTGTTGCCCCTTCTGCCCTTTGGTGATCACTGGCCCCTACGCTGCGGATATCCCTGCGGAAGTCTGCTGGGAAAGGCTCTGAGTGATAGCATGATTTGTGTTTCTTGGCTCTGTGTTTCGCCGCGTCTCAGCTGTTCCTGTTTGCATTTCATTTCCACAGAGCCCCAGGCAGTCATCCCCTCCAAGAAGGGTTTGTGCGGAGGGGGACTTCAGGGTTGCTCAAGAGGCCCAGGATGAGGTGAGAGGCCTCTCCCCGCCCATTCCACTCCATTCCACAGTACTGTATTGTGTGACAAGGATGGGGGTGGTCTTGATGGGAAGAATGCAATTTGTACACTCCCCTCCCCTTGGATTGGATTtccactgattgtgtgtgtgtgtgtgtgtgtgtgtgtgtgtgtgtgtgtgtgtgtgtgtgtgtgtgtgtgtgtgtgtgtgtgtgtgtgtgtgtgtgtgtgtgtgtgtgtgtgtgtgtgtgtgtgtgtgtgtgtgtgtgtgtgtgtgtgtgtgtgtgtgtgtgtgtgtgtgtgtgtgtgtgttgtaggaaaTTGCACGTTTCATGCAGAAACAGGAAATAAAGGCCAAGCGTGGCTGGATGGAAGCGGAGGCCCCGGGGTCGAGTCCTGATGCTCACGACCACTGCAGCGACCGAAGAGCTGCCAGGCAGAGACAGGtaacccccccatacacacacacctccaccttccTCAAAGCACCCTGACACTTTACAATAATTTTACTCGACTCTATCATAACAATTCATCCCATGTCTGATATCTCACCTACTCCAGCTATTACAAAGTTCCACCGTTTCTGAAGAACATTAGCTGCCAGCAGGAAATCTAAGTTTATTGCCTGTTTATTGTTCCCTGGTAGAGTGGATCATTTTCTCCAATTATCAACACCACATGCCATTGAATTGGTGCTACACTAATGATTCTGTTGTTCTGTTCAGAAGTTTCTGAGGAATTGTATTTGTTAGAGAGGGATACACCATGACAATAACTGACTCACTCATGATTTAATGACACCAATATGACACCAATTCAGCCCATTTTTATCATCTTATTCCACGGAAGAATGACAACATTAGGGTACAGCATCTGACCCCTTTTAGATTACAAAAATGATCCACTTCTCAAAAGTGGGATACGCCGGAATACACAGACGGCCTTTTTGAAGAGTGTTCACTAACGAagaagtgaggaggaggagttctCACCCAAGTAGTGGTGCTGGCCAGGAGGTTATGAAATGATAGAGAGTAGccgcacactttgatctttttATACAGGCTTTTTAGACTTTAgtaagagaatcccgcacactgtccattacgcatgcatacatttatttgcaacgtttcggtcatagaccttcctcaggtgaaatTCAAACTCTTTCAcaagtttaactgggtaacctattccaacgcacctgtccctacaaaagaggtgtgcaaaagcgtttgGTAAACTACACTTTAGTAAGACTCGCGCCTTG from Sardina pilchardus chromosome 7, fSarPil1.1, whole genome shotgun sequence encodes the following:
- the ccdc187 gene encoding coiled-coil domain-containing protein 187, encoding MAELEIDQSNLPRVEEVCQSFAVLEDGALAHNLQEQEIEQYYSANVEKNQLVQRDIRIARRLQDEEHHQLQHLSRQREEQDSEYARIVQEELQRCAEEAHRREEEDQEIAKRIQEEEELRARRRGGCHSSASRDGTGPGSSYPTHPDHAWACEHDRPSRHWHPPRDRRSPSLSPSPSPSPPSDSEYGPVRYPHDRYPNDPNDRNPNERYPNDRYPNDPNDQNPNDQYPNDRYANERFPDDRFTDDQFPDDRPARRRSRPSPVVGPAETVAPGAPFSGSWADALRLIKQDMSEQGYASGSSEDELPASPLRRLERVVLSREQEAAAERHPSRQSGCRAGDRGEDGRSGSGHGDERGWRSEPRALRHSASVRHSSASDWRPTRPLERVGSWASSHSSDKHVHFQDDRRRSNGYHRDGRRAYEGSYEGFRENGGAASYNGESRLANGRSRGQQTYPSDYDGNRPQQVPPLQRSAFARRSYHGDARRSHRHSFRDGRGNGYHRNGTGTPAARCIPEERGEEPAEASGPRERSSWDRRSCRSSREHRGRPDYAGQRPAAGREEGDGWRARRWHSERRPAGHWHRGPGGEDGVSSGEEGAWERRADSHTAPSHRSADTGVPVRPKGAPLAMGDLQQVLLDEELARRLQEEEERLLRRSPRQSSPPRRVCAEGDFRVAQEAQDEEIARFMQKQEIKAKRGWMEAEAPGSSPDAHDHCSDRRAARQRQRERLDSQGLPSPPEDYQPDEQSPSPVGVAAQQQPPAMNIAEALDPTFQAKRMENFQVGQPGLGMSEGLPQAQSGCYNATEQPAFVQPTKRPNETKPGRAKAKEKKENAKQKENCKQQ